AGTTACCGTGAGGTCCTTCGCACCCGCCGTACAGCCCGCCGTCATTCCTGATCCGGCGCCGCTGCCGGCCTTCCTCCGGCACGCGGCCACGGTCGCCTGGGCCGAACTGCTGAAGCTCCGGCGGGATCCCGTCGAGCTGTTCAGCCGGGCGGCGCAGCCGACTCTCTGGCTGCTCGTCTTCGGACAGGTGATGGCCCGCGTCCGGGGCGTGCCGACCGGCGGGCTCGCGTACCTCGACTTCATGGCGCCGGGCGTGCTCGCCCAGAGCGCGCTGTTCATCGCCATTTTCTACGGGGTGGCGACGATTTGGGAGCGCGACGTCGGCGTGCTGCAGAAGCTCCTGGTCACCCCCGCCTCGCGGACCGCGCTCGTGGCCGGCAAAGCGCTGTCGGCGGGGGCGCGCGCCCTGTCGCAGGCGGTCATCGTCTACATCCTCGCGCTCCTCGTGGGCATCCGTCTCGACCCGCACCCACTGCACGTGC
This is a stretch of genomic DNA from bacterium. It encodes these proteins:
- a CDS encoding ABC transporter permease translates to MRSFAPAVQPAVIPDPAPLPAFLRHAATVAWAELLKLRRDPVELFSRAAQPTLWLLVFGQVMARVRGVPTGGLAYLDFMAPGVLAQSALFIAIFYGVATIWERDVGVLQKLLVTPASRTALVAGKALSAGARALSQAVIVYILALLVGIRLDPHPLHVLGVLVVIMLGAGLFATLSLVIACIVKTRERVMGMGQLLTMPLFFASNAIYPISLMPGWLRIVSTVNPLTYEVDALRALMIRAGSSAYGIGVDLAILVGATTLLIAVAARMFPRIVT